A portion of the Calliphora vicina chromosome 5, idCalVici1.1, whole genome shotgun sequence genome contains these proteins:
- the LOC135959653 gene encoding stromal membrane-associated protein 2: MSSSTTTRKETERTKLIQEKCQTLLTQMLRDEDNKYCVDCDAKGPRWASWNLGVFLCIRCAGIHRNLGVHISRVKSVNLDTWTPEQVISLQQMGNSRARAVYEAQLPDGFRRPQTDTALESFIRAKYEHKKYLAREWVPPSPPKVDWAKEIDEELERQKRKKKAAQANTALGIGVITGSADKKSSASKSSPLPAPLPKPKPGQSGSSPKIQRISISSTGADSNHSNDLLGLASPTKPVQTSMAGQQSSNISDLQNDTFSCFLSATPAVNDTQQMTNNANASQNSLAKEEEDFFNQGSLVSSGDKDKSGKLTKDSILALYGQAPPNPTPAMNFLQQQQQQVNPQTAMFGATGAFTGMAPGGFMGAGGPAANQHQQFMTPPNSASMYNAPVMTAPAAFTAPGMSAMHMGGGGAAANAGFAAQFPMQTGFPQTQTMGGIMATGQPAGANLMHSHNQSLMTSLAANHAPLMFPGMAPTMQTQTTFNHHQGLIGGFPMGAMGTNSAQANNAATTSLQQQFGNLNIGNVWQ, from the coding sequence GACCACGTTGGGCTTCATGGAATTTAGGCGTTTTCCTATGCATACGCTGTGCCGGCATTCATCGTAATCTCGGCGTACACATATCACGTGTAAAATCGGTAAATTTAGATACATGGACACCGGAACAGGTCATATCCCTGCAACAGATGGGCAATTCAAGAGCACGAGCTGTATACGAGGCTCAGTTGCCCGATGGTTTTCGACGTCCACAGACCGATACCGCTCTGGAATCCTTCATACGTGCCAAATATGAGCATAAGAAATACCTGGCTCGTGAATGGGTGCCACCATCGCCACCCAAAGTCGATTGGGCTAAGGAAATCGATGAGGAGCTGGAAAGGCAGAAGCGTAAAAAGAAAGCTGCTCAGGCAAATACAGCTCTGGGTATTGGTGTAATAACGGGCAGCGCCGATAAGAAATCATCAGCGTCCAAGTCGTCACCCCTACCAGCGCCATTGCCCAAACCGAAACCGGGTCAGAGCGGCAGTAGTCCTAAAATTCAACGTATTTCCATTAGTTCTACGGGCGCTGATAGCAATCATAGCAATGATCTGTTGGGCTTAGCCTCGCCAACGAAACCAGTACAGACATCGATGGCTGGGCAGCAGTCATCGAATATTAGTGACTTACAAAATGATACGTTTAGCTGTTTTTTGAGTGCTACTCCGGCTGTGAATGATACTCAACAAATGACCAATAATGCAAACGCCTCGCAGAATTCATTGGCCAAAGAGGAAGAAGACTTTTTCAATCAGGGCTCATTGGTTAGTTCGGGCGACAAAGACAAATCAGGGAAACTAACAAAGGATAGTATACTGGCATTATATGGACAGGCTCCGCCCAATCCCACGCCGGCCATGAATTTcctacaacaacagcagcagcaggtCAATCCTCAGACTGCAATGTTTGGTGCCACAGGAGCATTTACCGGCATGGCTCCCGGTGGTTTCATGGGTGCTGGTGGGCCAGCGGCCAATCAGCATCAGCAATTTATGACACCACCCAATTCAGCCAGCATGTATAATGCCCCCGTAATGACCGCCCCGGCCGCCTTTACCGCTCCCGGTATGTCGGCCATGCATATGGGTGGTGGTGGCGCCGCTGCTAACGCGGGTTTTGCCGCCCAATTTCCTATGCAAACTGGTTTTCCACAAACTCAAACAATGGGTGGCATTATGGCGACCGGTCAACCTGCTGGTGCAAATCTCATGCATTCGCATAATCAAAGTCTCATGACTAGTTTAGCTGCAAACCATGCTCCGCTAATGTTTCCCGGCATGGCGCCCACTATGCAAACCCAAACGACCTTTAATCATCATCAGGGTTTGATAGGTGGTTTTCCTATGGGCGCCATGGGTACAAACAGTGCTCAGGCTAATAATGCGGCAACCACAAGTTTACAGCAACAGTTTGGTAATCTTAATATCGGCAATGTATGGCaataa